The genomic stretch ggtgcgggagaattattcttgctgatatatcagctgcgtatcagatcactggcggggtagcctgcccctaccagtgtgcagaagacgtttctgccgataaactgcaggctattgttatcgcgcagcacaagaactaatcgacaaaaaaaaacacccgtacgataactcgtgtattgttattttgcgaactcaaacggagaagaacaatttgcgtctaatcgagacgaaagcaaaacaacgaatgacaaTTTTGGGTTGACTTTTAGCTGTGATAGTTCAGGACCGAATCTATGAAATTATCAGCTCGCGCATTTGTTGACTATCGTTGCTAGGCAGGATTGTTAGGGATTTATGCACAGCACGGGTAGATAGGTGAGAGCAGGGTTTGATTTCATAATTGAGGTTAAGTTTTTAAGAAGCATGAAAGTCAGAAAACAGCAATTCAAGTTTCCATTGATTCGAGTAGCCAAAAATGAAGATAAAACATTTCGTGTGCATCGAAGATACTCTAAACAAATATATAAATATCTAAAGTTACACTTAttaaagcaagaaaaaaaacagttatgAAATATACAGGTGTTATGATAAACTTGATCATTCAGAGAGCTACGAAATGTCCTCCTCTGTCCAGGAGCATATAAACTAGACAATAATTAATAACGAAAAACTTCTTTATCGCGTATTACTGCTACACTCCTAAGTTGCAGCACCTCGCgtataaaaaagtaaaaagaaatgaATTGTGCATTGCGATGAAAACATGGCTCTGAACATTATAGTAAGTGAATGATCCCAAGCAATGAAAAACTAAACAACAACTAATACCCAACCGACTGCTCATTAACTTTATACATTGACAATATTGGAAATCACagcacaaaatttcaataaaattattacACTGTTAAACATCACTGAAGACAAACGTGTTTCATTTATGCTCTACAAGTAGCATTGGACGTAGCGAGTGGTATATTATCAggatatttaaatttaaatccaTAAAGATGTTTACGGGTTGGAGTCTAGATCCCAGACAGTAGACTAAAGTAGAAGCCACCAACGGAATCCAGAAGTCAAATCTACAGCACTTGAAGGCATTTGAAGCTCAGGTTACGAAGCACGTAGGTAATCTGAATCTCAAGGTAAGAAAGGCCAACTGCATCAGCTATTGTAAGGGCACCAAAGTTTACCGTATTTGTGATGCGGAGAGTGGTGAgtctgtggaaaatgctgtcAGTTAGTTTAGTGTTAGTCCAGTTCGCCTACTGATCTACATTGTGCAAAACAAGAAGTTTTCGTCAGCTAAGGCGTCAGCGTACTAACTGAAGAAAGCCAAAATCAATCGGAAAACAAAGATGCACAGTGTTTGGTCTAAGACAATGTGCTGGTTGTACTTTCTCCTGGGTATCAAAAAAGACTATGTGTTCCGAACTCCTAGGCCTATAACCTGTTGTTCTGTCTGATTCCAAAAGACAACTTTATTCAGTACAAATTAGTATCTTATATCTAAATATCGTACATGGTCAGTTAACAATTGTTAAAGTAAAACACAATATCATTGTTTCGAGTGCTTCTACACATCTCTGCACAAGCACATACAACGCGCGACTCGGCTATATAATTTGTCATTCTATTCTGTTGAATCCTTCCAGCTTCATGAAGGCGGTTCATCATCCACGGtctacgtaaccagctgaggtcccgtagtttgcaaactcgcacaaaactagtgctgtataggacgctgatactcccggtggctctTTACGgatatgaagcatggacgctgatcgacgtgtgctcggagtttttgagcgtaaagctcTGTGGTCGATACTTGGAGGGTgaattggaagatggagtgtggcgcagacgcatgaatcaagAGCTGTACCAAGTATACAaccatgctgatatagtgaaggtaatacagcggggcaggcttcagtaggctggacatgtagccagaatgcctgacgagagagcctcCGAACcttcttcagtagagaaccaggaagaggctgtcgactccgtggtaggatgtgcgcggtggaataATATACACGATCTGCTAGTGTACGAGAAGACTGGAGAACGGTcgctcaagacagaagaagctggacatctctaattcgttctcTAGGAGCGAACGgggaacggtccgttagccaacaaaataAAGTAAAGCAAAGGTACGTAAGTATTCATCAATatctgttttacagaaaccctTTACAAAAATTAGTGGTGATTGAAAAAATCActtatagcacaaaatgacttTTCAGCCAGATTAAAAGTCATATTAGtcaaatgaaaattgaaaattaattatttcaatTTAGACCAGCATGGTCTTTTCGCCTCAGAGAGACACGGCCGTGCGCTAACGACTGCTTTCACACTATTGGGCAAAACGACGCACTTGTTTGAAgagagcagtttttttacgaTGTCAACTGCAATAAATTTGTTTTCACTCACTAGAAAATATGATatttattcaaaacaaaattgcttGATATATTACCCAGTACGGTGCCTACTTACTTCTGAAACTTATTCACAAACGATTTCGTGTGGGAGGCTTTTATTTCATAACGGTTTTCTCTCAAATATCATCATACGTACATAGCCTtagggttttttttcttcatctatagtttatttgacacggcacaaatacaattcaatgtttaacggcgccaattatatctggtagcttactttctaaagtattttaataacaaaaagcaaattttttatcctcgctgccgactacgagctgaaactaaaactAATTTAACatgacatgtaggataggtcacggctcgccaagacatcacgaacaagaacagccggctgcctaccttcggcctgcagggaagctattaatctagacctggcgtcacagtgtacagggcatgaccaaacaacgtgctctatgtcgtgataaccttcaccacaggcacagataccactctccccgagcccaacacgacggagatgcgcgtcaaatctttagtgattggacataagccgggacatcacgcaaatgaaatcccgacctatggaatccaaccccttgaaccacgggttcgtcgacaccttggggattatggaatgtaaccacctttccagttcccctctggtccaagcattttgccaactgatgatcgtattctgacgtacaaatgcgaaaaattcattaaaggcaattggtctttcataaatatcaccgtttgttgcgcccaccttagccaaagagtccgctttctcattgcccggtatcgagcagtgagaaggtacccacgctaaggtaatctgaaacgatttttcggataaagcactcagatgttcccgtgttttccccaggaaatacggagagtgcttaacatctttcatcgatcggagagcctcaatagaactgagactgtccttaaagatgaaataatggtccgtgggcattttttcgataatccctagggtgtactgaattgcagctaattctgcgacgtaaacagaagcaggattatcgagttgatgggagacggttaaattgttattgaaaataccgaagccagtggatccatcaagaagtgatccgtcagtgtagaacatattgttgcagttgatgtttcgatatttattgggtCCTGTACACAAACAGTTGGCTGCCTTGATCAGGTAGTCTATGAAATATGTTCAGTTTAGAACACCGAGCATCTCCATCGGATGGAAAAACGGTGGAGACGTCGAGTCTTTGTTGTAGCTTGGCGTAATTGCGTGTAATAGGCAACGCACAAACATCTTTGAGGTAACTCACTGAGTCTATAGAATCACCACTCAAGTATGGATGAGGAAGACCAACAGAGTTTCTCATATTATTTTCTACcggaaaactaagaaaaaaaaccaAAGTTGTTGTTGCTTAAACATCACCAACAATTCGCACAGCACCGTAGAATTTGCGAAACGCTCTCTATTTACACCCGCAAAAGCTTCAACGGCGCAGAATCGCTCCCCTGGATTGCACTCTAGCAATCGCGTGCGTGACAGCTTTTCATTCATTGTTATAGCTTCTTTAACGTCAGAATGGAGTTCTGGCTGTGACTTCGGAGTTCATCTTATTTTTCGCAGTGAAACAAGTGCAAAGATTTACAGTTGTTggaaaaattgtgcaaaaagtTTCCTTCTTGTCGTTAAAGTGGTCCCTTAAATCAAACTGATTCCTACACAAAGCAGGCTTTGAGCACGAAAAACAACGGAAAAAATGCATTTATTCGATAAGGTTCGCGAAATCGTCATGGTTCCCGTGTCGCCCAAATATCTTCGGATTTCCACCATCCTGATTGCCATCTATAAAGTGGTTAGTAAAACTGTCCTCCTCCTGTGTTTTCTAACAAAACATTCgttaacatcgatttttttgtgtGTTCCCACCCACCACATCTCTCCGCAGCTGGTTGCCCATATTCTGTTGTTTATAATGCTGCTTGGTCTGGCCCACGCCGAGGAGATGACGGCCATTCTCGGGGCGGACATTGCCGACCAAAAGGAGCGTGAGGAGTATGTTTACCTTCCGACCAATGCCAAAGGCGAGACCATGAACCAACTTCGCTTCAAATCGGCTGCCAATCTGGCTTCGGGTGGGTCTCCGGCACTGTTTGACATGCAGTGCGTGCAAAGACGACAGGCGCCGAATCATGTTAAACATatacatattttaaattgttttggttgattttttttttgcagttacGTTTTGTATGCTGTATATCGGTACTACTCTAGCCACAATTTACGTTGTGAGCTGTCTCGGTTTGTTGGTCGGAACGCTACGCAATCGGCATGAGTTTTTCATCCCCTGGATGGTTGTGGACTTCTTCGGGACTCTAGTGGCCGCTTCGATTATGATTGCCGTTGGCTACAACAAGATGACCTATTGTGTGATTGGAAAGTGGCAATACTGTGAGTAAACATTCTGAATCCGTATTTTAGTTTTGGTATGCTATTTTTCCATTGTTTATTTGACATTTTAGGGGGCTTCTGCGCGGTGATGACGGCTTTCAACCTAGTAATCTGGATGGTAGTTCGCATGTTCTACAAGAATCTGGTTCTCATGACCAAAATGCGCGAGATAGCGGTCGTGGCCATTCCGTGCCCTTCACCCGGAACCAAACAGGTGCCGTATCACTACCGTAAGGAAAATATGCACCTGAGCGATGGCGGCCTCAAGCATATACTGTTCGATTCAAACGAGGCCAACTACTTGGTATAAATTCGGTTGAATCGAAATGAAAGCATTAGGTCAATTTGCGGATTGCTTTGTGGTTGATTTTCCACTGGAAGGAAATGTGATAGTAAGGCACCGAAGCTGTGAAAAGATTGGTAAATTTGTTGGTCAAATTGAAAAGCTACTCGAAACACACTTTCTGCAATTCGTTATATTAAAGATAAATCAATTTGATTGAAGGTAACCATTCTAGAACCTATCTTGATACTTCGTAGAAATCTAAACTCCAGATCAAATTTAAAGAATACTACAATATTCTAGCAACACTGCTAACCTagtgtaataaaataaattatgcCTCTTATGAATCTCACCAAACAACAGATTAGTTTTCAGTTGTTTACATTTGTTCGCCAACTTTGATTTCAAGATGACTCCCTTGTTGAGATGTGTCAAAACGTTATGGTATCAAATACGCCAAAAATGTCAAACATTGcctgtcatagatgtcataaatAGAAACATGTCAAACATTTTatctgcttgtttttttttttttttgaatcgtgAATTATGAATGAGTAAATCAACTGTCGTGATGAAACATTTAATATTGAATCACAATTCAATGTACCAAATTCACAACGCAAATTTCAATACTTCAGCCCATTGTATCGTAGCAGCCCAGCAGTTTTGTAACCGTGAGCTGTGAAACAGTGCAACAACAAATTTGACAGCGTGCTTGCTAGCAACtgccccaagtatgatgacagttctacaaggtatgctattcacgtcgatgcattagtattagtgatcgttatgaactttttccaattttgtatgacatttgaaacgattttgcattttaaattaaacttataaaacatactttcctgaaaagttatagaaatgatgttgaaacatgttttatttgtggggaatacataaacatgctgcggtttaggtaaaatatgctgtttttcatcaatttgccggtaacctttttgcacttttcgtttttttcttgtactctaatagcgcttctaaataaaGTCGCTTatatttcatacagtaacaaaagtcatgagctatgacaatgactaagattatgctccaactattagaaatatagcatttttatatattttatttcgacatattgtcgcaatttttcacactaaatctaaattaatatcaatttctagtgtgtttcaactggagattcactctccaaccaaaaaaatcagatataaaacaacataaaacgagaaatttccaaaaatgttctgaattccatacaaaacgcgaaagcataccttgtagaactgtcatcatacttggctgTCAGTGCGCTAGTTAATTCTCTCCCGTTTAAGTCGCATCTCTACCACAACTGGGTAGAGAAAGAGACACTTCCTTGAACCCATAAAGATAAGCCACTTCGCTCTCTGTTTGTAAATAACCAACTCACCAAAGTTGGCCCCTTTCTCGTGTGCGTTGTTCTCTTTCTATCGCTTCTTCTTGCTCGTTTGTAGCTCGATCGATCGGTGTCCGACCCGGTCCCATCGGTGTTCAGCAGGTTCAAATTCTCTCTGGCCGTTCAGTCGAACTCGTTCATCGGTTCCGTTCGCAAGTGTCTACGGTTGGTGGTCTGTCGCTTGTTTATATATATACGGGAAAATCGCGCCCTAACTATCGTCGGTATTTTTGGGGTTAGTGCAGGGAAATTCTCTCACTTGAAAAAGGTCTGGGTCGTCACTTGCGTGTACAAATTGTCTAGAATTGCGAGCGTGACATTTACGAAAAGCTGACAGTCTCAAATCGCAGCCTGCTGTGATATGTGAAACATCTTACACCAGAGTAGCATTCACCCAAATCAGCGTCAATCAACGGACCACAACGCCAAGTATTGGAGAGTCAAAGTACTTGACAGAAAATATTGTGATTTTGCTTTCGtttgtttttgcaaaaataaaaaaggaaatgctCACTGTCGCTTAGCTCGCCTGCTTGCCTATTGCTcgcattttgggtggtatttttaACAAGCCTTGCGCGCAGCAGCAGCGTTTGTACCGCAGGAGAAAGAGTGTGGGTGAAGTGAGTGTGTGTGCGCTGAAGACGCGCGGCATAAACGGAACGAAAGAACAACGAAGCGTAAGCGACAAGTGATCCCACGAACGTGAAAGAGAGACGATCGCATCCCGTTGTCGCTCTCGCTTGCTAAGGAAAAAAGGGCAGAAGAAAGCAAACGGTGAAAATAGGAAAGAAGAGTCCGCCGAGCAGCCGGTTGGTGTGGTGTTGGTGCCGGTGTTCTTCTTTCCGTGTGCATGTGGGCTGTGCATGAAAGTGCACAAAAAGGAAGGCAAAGTGCTGTTTCAGTGATTTTGCTCTCATCATCTCCCCTCCGATTGTGGTATTGAATCCATCATCACCAGGAATGTATATTTTGCTTCCGAATtgaaatcacataataaaaTCGAAGGAAGCCACTGGTTGCCATAGTACGAGCAGTGCGTTAGTGAGTAATTAATGTGCGAGTGATTTATTTGTGTTGAAAGAGTAGAGCGCAAGTGCGACACCGATTTGACGTGATCGGAAGAAGAGTGAAGCTTCGCGGAACATAGCATGATGATCATCTTCCGAAGGTGTGCACACAAATACAGTTAAAGTTGCCGCCTAACCTGTCGCCACACGCATACGTCAGAAGACTCAACCCAAGTCACAAGTCAACGTGTTTAGAGAAATATTATCCACTATCGGGAAACAGCGACATCGCAGGACGGCAGGGAAAAATACGAGCTGCCGATGGCGATCGGTATGAGGATCACagagaaacaaaaataacaactATAACTCCAGACGGTTGGTTTGGAAGCAAAACAGAAGAGACACGaaacttgaaaacattttcttcGTCCGTTTGTTCCGATCATGAGAAACGTCGATCGTTCGGCGGAAGAATAATAACCATAGTTTCGAACGCATACAACCGGAGAATGGAGCagaaacaacaacagcaacggcAGTAAAGAAGTAAGTCCATAAAGAAAACGATACCGAAGAGGTATACCGTGGTAATGGTGCACGGTTCATCAGGGATTGAAAAGATTGGAATTTTGCCCGTTCGGTGAGGAGCTGGGCCGGTCCCCTCCCCCTCCTTCTCCCTGCTCAGTTCAGCCGATCGTTGGGTTCTTGATGGAAGGTCAAGGAATGGTCCCCGGGCCAATGTTGCAGCCAACGGTACTCATAAGTTGGGGCTCATGGCTTTTTTGAAGTGTATTACCGCTTATGTTTATAAGAAAATCTCTCT from Wyeomyia smithii strain HCP4-BCI-WySm-NY-G18 chromosome 3, ASM2978416v1, whole genome shotgun sequence encodes the following:
- the LOC129729597 gene encoding uncharacterized protein LOC129729597, which encodes MHLFDKVREIVMVPVSPKYLRISTILIAIYKVLVAHILLFIMLLGLAHAEEMTAILGADIADQKEREEYVYLPTNAKGETMNQLRFKSAANLASVTFCMLYIGTTLATIYVVSCLGLLVGTLRNRHEFFIPWMVVDFFGTLVAASIMIAVGYNKMTYCVIGKWQYWGFCAVMTAFNLVIWMVVRMFYKNLVLMTKMREIAVVAIPCPSPGTKQVPYHYRKENMHLSDGGLKHILFDSNEANYLV